A genomic stretch from Hydrogenimonas urashimensis includes:
- a CDS encoding Fis family transcriptional regulator: MKSANLLKSLKLNTLISGEPGTGRHTLARLIMPDAVLLHGDDPDLFQRIEKNPQLIIDRFEAVEHYPKLFQSLRKHGGHIVAIADGGMEDSIGASFSVRIVLPPLKERPEDIPPLLEKFRSEMAQFFGEKGMESFEIDRERLDVSQNAFSLRKSIMLQYIASRIQEQELMDMTEKFLSKHMESQEEIYRKMLYLYEVPLIRAGFKRYKSQLKMSQVFGLNRNTLRKKINEWQFFLK, from the coding sequence TTGAAATCCGCCAACCTTCTCAAATCTCTCAAACTCAATACCCTCATCAGTGGTGAACCCGGCACGGGGCGCCACACACTCGCCAGACTGATCATGCCGGATGCGGTGCTTCTGCACGGAGACGATCCCGATCTTTTTCAACGGATCGAAAAAAACCCGCAGCTCATCATCGACCGTTTCGAAGCGGTCGAACACTATCCGAAACTCTTCCAGTCGCTTAGAAAGCATGGCGGGCATATTGTCGCCATCGCCGACGGCGGAATGGAAGATTCCATCGGCGCATCTTTCAGTGTTCGCATCGTGCTGCCTCCCCTGAAAGAGCGGCCGGAGGACATTCCTCCCCTGCTGGAGAAGTTCCGCTCGGAAATGGCACAGTTTTTCGGAGAAAAGGGGATGGAGAGCTTCGAGATCGACAGGGAGCGTCTCGATGTCTCGCAGAACGCTTTCTCACTCAGAAAATCGATCATGCTGCAGTATATCGCTTCCCGTATCCAAGAGCAGGAGCTTATGGATATGACCGAAAAGTTCCTCTCGAAGCATATGGAATCGCAAGAGGAGATCTACCGAAAGATGCTCTATCTTTACGAAGTTCCTCTAATCCGTGCCGGTTTCAAACGCTACAAAAGCCAGCTTAAAATGTCGCAGGTCTTTGGACTGAACCGCAATACACTCAGGAAAAAAATCAACGAGTGGCAATTTTTTTTGAAATGA
- a CDS encoding FKBP-type peptidyl-prolyl cis-trans isomerase: MKIEDNNVVSFNYEVKDAKTGEVVDSNMGQAPLSFITGKQQIIPGLESQMKGMEAGENADILVPAAEAYGEYNPEAVQTMPREQFAGIELQEGMTLYGQSEDGQTVQVTVKSFDESEVTIDFNHPLAGKDLLFTVTVSEVREPTVNESLSGQVEQPGHDSCGCGAGGCH, from the coding sequence ATGAAAATCGAAGACAACAATGTCGTTTCATTCAATTACGAAGTGAAAGACGCAAAAACAGGCGAAGTGGTCGATTCCAATATGGGTCAGGCACCGCTTTCGTTCATTACAGGCAAACAGCAGATCATCCCGGGTCTGGAAAGTCAGATGAAAGGGATGGAAGCGGGCGAAAACGCCGATATTCTCGTCCCTGCCGCCGAAGCGTACGGCGAATACAATCCCGAAGCTGTGCAGACCATGCCGCGCGAGCAGTTCGCCGGTATCGAACTGCAGGAGGGAATGACACTCTACGGACAGAGCGAAGATGGCCAGACGGTCCAGGTCACGGTCAAGAGCTTCGACGAAAGCGAAGTGACCATCGACTTCAATCATCCGCTTGCCGGCAAAGATCTTCTCTTTACCGTCACGGTTTCGGAAGTACGCGAACCGACGGTCAACGAATCTCTCAGCGGCCAGGTCGAGCAACCCGGTCACGATAGCTGCGGCTGTGGTGCGGGTGGCTGCCACTAA
- a CDS encoding tetratricopeptide repeat protein: MKHLFTAIVLAAAVFAAAPEEPSAFGAGNLDSPNPYGLSEEEKHILKNKQAIEALQKSLLKQQAIVRENRERIDGLQSIIEGLNDKIRSYDKAVEKIDDLNRTVDQLVLTQEENFEQIRKVLQELGAMIDSINEKYVDKERFDKLESAFLAFKNSYESFMKKGDLSGRANADIFVEAKKLFSKKRYSDAKIYFSHLIKNHYKPATSNYYLGEIAYREGRYKDAIAYYKKSASLYDKSSFMPTLLLHTAVSFERLGEKKQAKQFYDSLIQLYPDSKSAKIAGKNLSKLK; this comes from the coding sequence ATGAAACACCTTTTTACAGCTATTGTGCTGGCGGCGGCCGTTTTCGCGGCGGCCCCCGAAGAGCCCTCCGCTTTCGGTGCCGGCAATCTCGACAGTCCCAATCCCTACGGCCTGAGTGAAGAAGAGAAACATATTCTCAAAAACAAGCAGGCGATCGAAGCGCTCCAGAAGAGCCTTCTCAAGCAGCAGGCGATCGTCCGGGAGAACAGGGAACGCATCGACGGTCTTCAGAGTATCATCGAAGGGCTCAACGACAAGATACGCTCCTACGACAAGGCGGTGGAGAAGATCGACGATCTGAACCGGACCGTCGATCAGCTCGTGCTGACGCAGGAAGAGAATTTCGAACAGATCCGAAAAGTGCTGCAGGAGCTGGGGGCGATGATCGACTCGATCAACGAGAAGTATGTGGACAAGGAGCGTTTCGACAAACTGGAGTCGGCCTTTCTTGCATTCAAGAACTCCTACGAATCCTTCATGAAAAAAGGGGATCTAAGTGGCAGGGCGAATGCCGATATCTTTGTCGAAGCGAAAAAACTCTTTTCCAAAAAGAGATACAGCGATGCCAAGATCTATTTTTCCCATCTGATCAAAAACCATTACAAACCGGCGACATCCAACTACTACCTGGGAGAGATCGCTTACCGGGAAGGACGCTACAAAGACGCGATCGCCTACTATAAAAAGAGTGCCTCGCTTTATGACAAGAGCAGCTTCATGCCGACACTTCTGCTTCATACGGCGGTATCGTTTGAACGACTCGGAGAGAAGAAGCAGGCTAAACAGTTCTATGATTCGCTCATTCAACTCTATCCCGACAGCAAATCGGCCAAAATCGCCGGAAAAAATCTTTCGAAACTGAAATAG
- a CDS encoding OmpA family protein, whose translation MKKSLFMAVVAAAMLMSGCSQKEPEVDMTQQTAGQEAKSADTGLDTIQGSTESSNIMSEDARMAKIREIEASAKKIYFDFDKFNIRPDQEPRVDEDARLFTSEDAKDLTIKIEGNCDEWGTDEYNYALGLKRAKSVRDALSVKGIDESRMVMVSYGESNPVCTEHTKECWAKNRRVEFKLLP comes from the coding sequence ATGAAAAAGAGTTTGTTTATGGCCGTTGTGGCTGCGGCGATGCTGATGAGCGGCTGTTCGCAGAAGGAGCCGGAAGTCGATATGACGCAGCAGACAGCGGGCCAGGAGGCCAAAAGTGCCGACACCGGTCTGGATACGATCCAGGGCAGCACCGAGAGCAGCAATATCATGAGCGAAGATGCGCGGATGGCCAAAATCCGTGAAATCGAGGCGAGCGCGAAGAAAATCTACTTCGACTTCGACAAATTCAACATCCGGCCCGACCAGGAGCCGAGAGTCGACGAAGATGCCAGGCTTTTCACGTCGGAGGATGCGAAAGACCTGACGATCAAAATCGAAGGAAACTGTGACGAGTGGGGAACCGATGAATACAACTACGCCCTTGGGCTCAAGCGGGCCAAAAGCGTTCGCGACGCGTTGAGCGTCAAAGGTATCGACGAAAGTCGCATGGTGATGGTCAGCTACGGCGAAAGCAACCCTGTCTGTACCGAGCACACCAAAGAGTGCTGGGCCAAGAACAGACGTGTCGAATTCAAACTCCTCCCCTGA
- the tolB gene encoding Tol-Pal system protein TolB, giving the protein MRIVVMMLLGIFLYASDATLEIVKSADNRPSIVIQDASVFGTEMTRQKFFRLVMGDLKVTAHFKVEDTYHRAEYDAMIDPMLKSYNYLLRYRFREGDQQRLYMDVRAFELPSGRAFYERSYRVANRARYPFLIHEAVIDFNDFLKMPSVRWMKRYVVFSEYVKPKRADIVIADYTLTYRKRLVSGGLNIFPKWADRGQKGIYFTKLGRRPVLYYYNIYTGEERKVATSDGMLVCSDVSRDGKRLLLTMAPGGQPDIYQYHLDTGMKERLTFYSGIDVSAQYIDGEKRIVFVSDRLGYPNIFASKIGSRGVQQMVFHGRNNNACSAHGKYIVYSSRETDNAFSSNTFNLYLISTQTDYIRRLTASGVNQFPKFSDDGESVIYLKHYASQSAIGIIRLNYNEGYLFPLKGRKIQSIDW; this is encoded by the coding sequence GTGAGAATAGTTGTGATGATGTTGCTGGGGATCTTCCTCTACGCTTCCGATGCGACGCTTGAGATCGTCAAGTCGGCGGACAACCGGCCGTCGATCGTCATACAGGACGCCTCCGTGTTCGGAACGGAGATGACACGTCAGAAATTTTTCCGGCTCGTCATGGGCGATTTGAAAGTGACGGCCCATTTCAAGGTGGAGGACACCTATCACAGGGCGGAGTACGACGCGATGATCGATCCGATGCTGAAATCCTACAACTATCTTCTGCGCTACCGTTTCAGGGAGGGCGACCAGCAGAGACTCTATATGGACGTCAGAGCTTTCGAACTTCCCTCCGGGCGCGCCTTTTACGAAAGAAGCTACCGGGTCGCCAACCGTGCCAGATACCCTTTTTTGATCCATGAGGCGGTGATTGATTTCAACGATTTCCTGAAGATGCCGAGCGTGCGATGGATGAAGCGGTATGTCGTCTTTTCCGAATATGTCAAACCAAAGCGTGCCGATATCGTTATTGCCGACTATACCCTGACCTACAGAAAACGGCTTGTGAGTGGCGGACTCAATATCTTTCCCAAATGGGCCGACCGTGGGCAGAAGGGGATATACTTCACCAAACTGGGACGGCGCCCGGTGCTTTACTACTACAACATCTATACTGGCGAGGAGCGAAAAGTCGCCACATCCGACGGCATGCTGGTCTGTTCCGATGTCAGCAGGGACGGCAAAAGACTTCTGCTGACGATGGCGCCCGGCGGGCAACCGGACATCTACCAGTACCATCTTGATACCGGTATGAAAGAGCGGCTGACATTCTACTCCGGCATCGATGTGTCGGCCCAGTACATCGACGGGGAGAAACGGATCGTATTCGTTTCGGACCGGCTCGGTTATCCCAATATCTTCGCCTCGAAAATCGGAAGCCGCGGGGTGCAGCAGATGGTGTTTCACGGCAGAAACAACAACGCGTGCAGCGCCCACGGAAAATATATTGTCTACAGCAGCCGCGAAACGGACAACGCTTTCAGTTCCAATACCTTCAACCTCTATCTCATCTCGACACAGACCGACTACATCAGGCGCCTCACCGCAAGCGGTGTCAATCAGTTCCCGAAATTCTCGGACGACGGCGAGAGTGTCATCTATCTGAAACACTATGCGTCACAAAGCGCCATCGGCATCATCCGACTCAACTACAACGAAGGGTATCTTTTCCCTCTCAAAGGCAGGAAGATCCAGTCGATCGACTGGTGA
- a CDS encoding TonB C-terminal domain-containing protein produces MDKKGLFFFTGGVAAFLFYLLLILLLILFFNDYKRSKRYVPKSTQSIEISLTQALPVRTKPKPVAKKEQKEKQKSEIPAVAKKSSATAKHPAKPKPKAIASLFKGVKIKEPTEQTRAARLANAPKIKYKAASKEEKREQKKAQQLIRDINLSKPSIRMTSKASGQGEVDAYMSKLYEILYGSWQPEAIYAGSAATVRLLIEPDGKFDYTLLYPSDNQGFNQSLIEYLEQLKQKRFPSHKRNKRLVIDVEFKAKE; encoded by the coding sequence ATGGATAAAAAGGGCCTCTTTTTCTTCACGGGCGGTGTCGCCGCATTCCTCTTCTATCTGCTTCTGATTCTTCTGTTGATCCTTTTCTTCAACGACTACAAGCGCTCGAAGCGGTACGTTCCCAAATCGACCCAGTCGATCGAAATATCCCTGACACAGGCGCTTCCTGTCAGGACGAAACCGAAACCGGTGGCAAAAAAGGAGCAGAAAGAGAAGCAAAAATCCGAAATTCCCGCCGTCGCGAAAAAGAGTTCGGCGACGGCCAAGCACCCGGCCAAACCGAAGCCCAAAGCGATCGCATCCCTGTTTAAAGGGGTAAAGATCAAAGAGCCCACGGAACAGACGCGGGCGGCACGTCTGGCTAATGCCCCGAAAATCAAATACAAGGCCGCCTCCAAAGAAGAGAAACGGGAACAGAAAAAGGCGCAGCAGCTGATCAGGGATATCAATCTGAGCAAACCTTCGATCCGGATGACCTCCAAGGCTTCCGGGCAGGGCGAGGTGGACGCCTACATGTCCAAACTCTACGAAATCCTCTACGGCTCCTGGCAGCCCGAAGCGATCTATGCCGGATCGGCCGCGACGGTACGGCTGCTCATCGAACCTGACGGCAAGTTTGACTATACGCTGCTATACCCGTCGGATAATCAAGGTTTCAATCAGAGCCTGATAGAATACCTCGAACAACTCAAACAGAAGAGATTCCCGTCCCACAAACGGAACAAACGACTCGTGATCGATGTGGAATTCAAAGCGAAGGAGTAG
- a CDS encoding biopolymer transporter ExbD, whose translation MRYEWDEKPDLNITPLVDIMLVLMAILMVTAPTIIYEENITLPQGSKTRTLQKIKSIEISMDKNRVIHFQKEKYDKISFPDRFLLKTQSLDKSIPVYIRADERLPYRDVMYLLKTVKEAGFSKVSLVTNG comes from the coding sequence ATGCGATACGAATGGGATGAGAAACCCGACCTGAACATCACGCCGCTTGTCGATATCATGCTGGTATTGATGGCCATTCTGATGGTTACGGCACCCACGATCATCTACGAGGAGAACATCACTCTCCCGCAGGGATCGAAAACCCGTACCCTGCAGAAGATCAAATCGATCGAAATAAGCATGGACAAAAACCGCGTGATCCATTTTCAGAAAGAGAAGTACGACAAAATCTCATTCCCCGACCGTTTTCTGCTCAAAACGCAATCGCTTGACAAGTCGATTCCTGTCTACATACGGGCAGACGAACGCCTGCCTTACAGGGATGTGATGTATCTGCTCAAAACGGTGAAGGAAGCGGGGTTTTCGAAAGTCTCACTGGTGACGAATGGATAA
- a CDS encoding MotA/TolQ/ExbB proton channel family protein, producing the protein MIDIIVGYIDRSSSITIAVLGLLSFYLFLTIWTYVYRYLTLSRWLSKEKDSMEQMHMGATTVTHQSVLKSCLKRSPAVNARMLEMCEYAATKEATKGLTLLSMIASTSPFIGLFGTVISILEAFAGLGTQKSATLSVVAPAISEALVATAAGIFVAVFAYSFHLLLKRKAYDLTTLIAMQIDMLLAQKRDT; encoded by the coding sequence ATGATCGACATCATCGTCGGTTATATCGACCGAAGCAGCTCCATCACCATTGCGGTGCTGGGCCTGCTCTCCTTCTATCTTTTCCTGACCATCTGGACCTACGTCTACCGTTATCTCACACTTTCCCGCTGGCTCTCGAAAGAGAAAGATTCGATGGAACAGATGCACATGGGCGCGACGACAGTCACGCACCAATCGGTTCTGAAAAGTTGTCTCAAACGCTCTCCCGCCGTCAATGCGAGAATGCTCGAAATGTGCGAATATGCCGCGACCAAGGAGGCGACGAAAGGCCTGACGCTCCTCTCCATGATTGCGAGCACGTCGCCGTTTATAGGGCTTTTTGGCACCGTCATCTCCATCCTCGAGGCATTCGCGGGTCTGGGTACACAAAAGAGTGCGACTCTTAGCGTCGTGGCGCCTGCCATCAGCGAGGCACTCGTCGCCACGGCCGCCGGCATTTTCGTTGCCGTATTCGCCTACAGTTTCCATCTACTGCTCAAGCGAAAAGCCTACGATCTGACGACACTCATCGCGATGCAGATCGACATGCTGCTGGCTCAGAAAAGAGACACATAG
- the atpC gene encoding ATP synthase F1 subunit epsilon codes for MDTMKLEIVTPHGQIFSGNVKSATFPGAEGEFGVLPEHASLVSLLEAGIIEIEKEDGTVDSIVIDSGYVKVDENKTLVVVEGAVPIIGETESDMAKAIKEAKELIKRASNSDFAIANVEAKVETAAKTRF; via the coding sequence ATGGATACAATGAAACTTGAAATCGTGACACCGCATGGGCAGATTTTCAGCGGCAATGTGAAATCTGCCACTTTCCCGGGAGCGGAAGGGGAGTTCGGCGTTCTTCCCGAACACGCCTCTCTCGTTTCCCTTCTTGAAGCGGGTATCATCGAGATCGAAAAAGAGGATGGAACCGTCGATTCCATCGTCATCGACTCCGGCTACGTCAAAGTCGACGAGAACAAGACACTCGTCGTCGTCGAAGGGGCCGTTCCGATCATCGGCGAAACGGAGAGCGACATGGCCAAAGCGATCAAAGAGGCGAAAGAGCTTATCAAGAGAGCCAGCAACTCCGACTTCGCCATCGCCAATGTCGAGGCAAAAGTAGAAACCGCCGCCAAAACAAGATTTTAA
- the atpD gene encoding F0F1 ATP synthase subunit beta yields the protein MTGKIVQVIGPVVDVDFEDYLPAINEALEVNYELEGEKKRLVLEVASHIGDNRVRTIAMDMSEGLVRGMDVKATGDAIKVPVGEEVLGRIFNVIGETIDEGEELKAKTTWSIHRNPPAFEDQSTKQEIFETGIKVVDLLAPYAKGGKVGLFGGAGVGKTVIIMELIHNVAFKHSGYSVFAGVGERTREGNDLYNEMKESNVLDKVALCYGQMNEPPGARNRIALTGLTMAEYFRDEMGLDVLMFIDNIFRYAQAGSEMSALLGRIPSAVGYQPTLAREMGQLQERITSTTKGSITSVQAVYVPADDLTDPAPASVFAHLDATTVLNRKIAEKGIYPAVDPLDSTSRMLDPVIIGEEHYRVARGVQSVLQKYKDLQDIIAILGMDELSEEDKKTVERARKIERFLSQPFFVAEVFTGSPGKYVTLEETIKGFKGLLEGEYDDLPEAAFYMVGNIDEAIEKAEKLKAKAS from the coding sequence ATGACAGGTAAAATTGTTCAGGTCATCGGGCCGGTTGTCGATGTCGATTTCGAAGACTATCTGCCGGCGATCAACGAAGCACTCGAAGTCAATTACGAACTTGAGGGAGAAAAAAAGCGTCTCGTGCTCGAAGTGGCGAGCCACATCGGAGACAACCGCGTCCGAACGATCGCGATGGATATGAGTGAAGGTCTCGTTCGCGGCATGGATGTCAAGGCGACCGGCGACGCGATCAAGGTACCGGTGGGTGAAGAGGTCCTCGGACGTATCTTCAACGTCATCGGCGAAACGATCGACGAAGGCGAGGAGCTCAAAGCGAAAACGACGTGGAGCATTCACCGCAATCCGCCCGCGTTCGAGGATCAAAGCACCAAACAGGAGATCTTCGAAACGGGCATCAAAGTCGTCGACCTTCTGGCACCCTACGCGAAAGGGGGCAAAGTCGGACTCTTCGGTGGTGCGGGCGTCGGCAAGACCGTCATCATCATGGAACTGATCCACAACGTCGCCTTCAAACACAGCGGATACTCCGTTTTCGCAGGTGTCGGCGAACGTACACGTGAGGGTAATGACCTCTACAACGAGATGAAAGAGTCCAACGTTCTGGACAAAGTCGCCCTCTGCTACGGTCAGATGAACGAGCCCCCGGGAGCACGTAACCGTATCGCACTGACAGGTCTTACGATGGCGGAATATTTCCGTGACGAGATGGGCCTTGACGTTCTGATGTTCATCGACAACATCTTCCGATACGCCCAGGCAGGTTCCGAAATGTCTGCGCTTTTGGGACGGATTCCTTCGGCCGTCGGTTACCAGCCCACACTCGCGCGCGAGATGGGACAGCTGCAGGAGCGTATTACGTCGACAACCAAAGGTTCGATCACTTCTGTCCAGGCTGTCTACGTCCCCGCGGACGACCTGACAGACCCGGCGCCGGCATCGGTTTTCGCCCACCTCGACGCAACGACGGTTCTGAACCGGAAAATCGCAGAAAAAGGGATCTACCCGGCAGTCGACCCGCTCGATTCAACCAGCCGCATGCTCGATCCTGTAATCATCGGGGAGGAACATTACCGGGTTGCTCGCGGCGTGCAGTCGGTTCTTCAGAAGTACAAAGACCTGCAGGACATAATCGCGATTCTCGGTATGGACGAACTCTCCGAAGAGGACAAAAAGACCGTCGAGCGTGCCCGTAAGATCGAACGCTTCCTCTCGCAGCCATTCTTCGTCGCGGAAGTCTTCACCGGTTCACCGGGAAAATACGTTACGCTCGAAGAGACGATCAAAGGCTTCAAAGGTCTGCTCGAAGGCGAATACGACGACCTGCCCGAAGCGGCATTCTACATGGTCGGAAACATCGACGAAGCGATCGAAAAAGCTGAAAAGCTCAAAGCCAAAGCCTCTTGA